The following proteins are encoded in a genomic region of Corylus avellana chromosome ca4, CavTom2PMs-1.0:
- the LOC132179418 gene encoding uncharacterized protein LOC132179418 isoform X1 produces MVLIHKIVDLFWFISLKVEGGEEMSEDKIRLSPEETIAKIMANPEVAHAFQNPRVQAAIMDCSQNPLSIANIKMTRSFHSNSRLWSMVE; encoded by the exons ATGGTCTTGATTCATAAGATTGTGGATTTGTTTTGGTTCATAAGCTTGAAAGTTGAAGGAGGGGAAGAAATGTCTGAAG ATAAAATTAGGCTTTCACCTGAAGAAACTATTGCAAAAATAATGGCCAACCCTGAAGTTGCCCACGCCTTTCAAAACCCAAGAGTCCAAGCAGCAATCATGGAT TGTTCACAGAACCCACTGAGCATTGCAAATATCAAAATGACAAGGAG ttttcattcCAATTCCAGGCTATGGTCGATGGTGGAGTAG
- the LOC132179418 gene encoding protein TIC 40, chloroplastic-like isoform X2 produces the protein MVLIHKIVDLFWFISLKVEGGEEMSEDKIRLSPEETIAKIMANPEVAHAFQNPRVQAAIMDCSQNPLSIANIKMTRRLWSMVE, from the exons ATGGTCTTGATTCATAAGATTGTGGATTTGTTTTGGTTCATAAGCTTGAAAGTTGAAGGAGGGGAAGAAATGTCTGAAG ATAAAATTAGGCTTTCACCTGAAGAAACTATTGCAAAAATAATGGCCAACCCTGAAGTTGCCCACGCCTTTCAAAACCCAAGAGTCCAAGCAGCAATCATGGAT TGTTCACAGAACCCACTGAGCATTGCAAATATCAAAATGACAAGGAG GCTATGGTCGATGGTGGAGTAG